A region of Mesorhizobium sp. M3A.F.Ca.ET.080.04.2.1 DNA encodes the following proteins:
- a CDS encoding DUF2231 domain-containing protein yields the protein MKNPRSTARIAGHPVHPMLVTIPIACFVGTLLTDIVYWRTAEMTWANFSAWLVTVGVIVGILAALAGLIDLLGESRIREQPTAWLHMGGNLVALVLAFLNMLVHTRDAWTSVVPTGLILSALVVVILLFTGWLGWGLVYRHHVGVADETI from the coding sequence ATGAAAAACCCAAGATCAACGGCAAGAATAGCCGGTCATCCCGTCCATCCCATGCTTGTCACGATACCCATCGCGTGCTTTGTCGGCACCTTGCTCACCGACATCGTCTACTGGCGAACCGCGGAAATGACATGGGCCAATTTTTCGGCCTGGCTGGTCACGGTCGGTGTCATCGTCGGGATTCTGGCGGCCCTTGCGGGCTTGATCGATCTTCTCGGGGAAAGCCGCATACGCGAGCAGCCGACCGCATGGCTGCACATGGGGGGAAATCTCGTGGCGCTCGTGCTCGCCTTCCTCAACATGCTTGTCCATACGCGCGACGCCTGGACTTCCGTGGTCCCGACCGGGCTGATCCTGTCGGCCCTGGTGGTGGTCATCCTGTTGTTCACCGGCTGGCTCGGCTGGGGGCTGGTCTATCGCCATCATGTGGGAGTGGCCGATGAGACGATTTGA
- a CDS encoding alpha-ketoglutarate-dependent dioxygenase AlkB codes for MPAMKPRTMTSARQGDLFAPAASLPQGFLYRPDLITRAEEDELVLRLAGLPFKPFDFHGHLANRQVVGFGLRYDYDRRQVVEADAIPDFLLPLRRKVADFARRPAAEFAQVLINEYRPGAGIGWHRDKPQFELVAGVSLLAPCSFRLRRRNGARWDRETIEVEPRSAYLMGGPTRDEWEHSIPPVDQHRYSVTFRTLRPNP; via the coding sequence ATGCCAGCAATGAAACCCAGAACTATGACGTCGGCCCGGCAGGGCGATCTGTTCGCCCCCGCAGCCAGCTTGCCGCAAGGCTTTCTCTATCGGCCGGATCTGATCACGCGCGCCGAAGAAGACGAACTGGTTCTTCGCCTCGCCGGTCTGCCGTTCAAACCTTTCGACTTCCACGGTCATCTGGCCAACAGGCAGGTCGTCGGCTTCGGTTTGCGCTACGACTATGATCGCCGTCAGGTGGTGGAAGCGGACGCCATACCCGATTTCCTCTTGCCTCTTCGCCGCAAGGTCGCCGATTTTGCCCGCCGCCCGGCCGCGGAGTTCGCACAGGTTCTGATCAACGAATATCGGCCAGGCGCCGGCATAGGCTGGCATCGCGACAAGCCGCAATTCGAACTCGTCGCAGGTGTTTCCCTGCTGGCGCCGTGCAGCTTCCGGCTCCGGCGCAGGAACGGCGCGAGATGGGATCGGGAAACGATCGAGGTCGAACCAAGATCCGCCTATCTTATGGGCGGTCCGACGCGCGATGAATGGGAGCACAGCATTCCGCCGGTGGACCAGCACCGCTACTCGGTCACCTTCCGGACCTTGAGGCCCAATCCGTGA
- a CDS encoding KTSC domain-containing protein — MPSTAIRNMHYDPATRTLSVWFVPSGDRYDYEEVEPETYAAFKSAFSKGRFFNEFVRDRYRFQLVEHGRGH; from the coding sequence ATGCCTTCAACCGCCATACGCAACATGCACTATGATCCGGCGACGAGGACGCTTTCGGTGTGGTTCGTTCCGAGCGGCGACCGCTACGACTATGAAGAGGTCGAGCCCGAAACTTATGCGGCCTTCAAATCTGCTTTCTCGAAAGGGCGGTTCTTCAACGAGTTCGTGCGCGATCGCTACCGGTTCCAATTGGTCGAGCACGGACGCGGGCATTGA
- a CDS encoding nucleotidyltransferase gives MGNDELTGVLESLPAIDAKAEPTLKSAEAEAFYTHAIRELAATDIPFLVAGTYAVSAYTGVVRATKDLDIFCKAGDCPRILAHFKQIGHAVEIRDERWLGKVFDGKHFFDVIFASANGTMQVEDQWLEHARQIELLGSRVRIIGPTELIWSKCFIQDRGRHDGADIAHTILKAHDQIDWQRLLTYLDVHWEVLLMQLLSFRWIYPSERDRIPDWLLDDLLERLARQRLLPPSRTKVCRGRLLSQLDYEIDVKEWGFAGVGGVGELRDA, from the coding sequence ATGGGCAACGATGAGTTGACGGGCGTGTTGGAGTCACTTCCAGCCATCGACGCCAAAGCCGAGCCGACGCTAAAAAGCGCTGAGGCGGAAGCCTTCTACACGCATGCAATCCGCGAACTCGCCGCCACCGACATTCCCTTTCTCGTCGCCGGCACCTATGCGGTAAGCGCCTACACAGGCGTTGTCCGTGCGACCAAGGATCTCGATATCTTCTGCAAGGCCGGGGACTGTCCGCGCATTCTGGCCCATTTCAAGCAGATCGGCCATGCGGTCGAGATCAGGGACGAGCGTTGGCTTGGAAAGGTCTTCGATGGCAAGCACTTCTTCGACGTGATCTTTGCTTCGGCCAACGGCACCATGCAGGTCGAGGACCAGTGGCTGGAACATGCCCGTCAGATCGAACTGCTGGGAAGCCGGGTCAGGATCATCGGTCCGACCGAGCTGATCTGGTCGAAATGCTTCATCCAGGACAGAGGCCGCCACGACGGCGCCGATATCGCCCATACGATCCTGAAAGCGCATGACCAGATCGACTGGCAAAGGCTGCTTACCTATCTCGACGTCCATTGGGAAGTGCTGCTGATGCAGTTGCTCAGTTTCCGATGGATCTATCCCAGCGAGCGCGACCGCATTCCCGACTGGCTGCTCGACGATCTGCTGGAACGGCTTGCGCGGCAACGGCTGCTGCCGCCCTCACGGACCAAGGTCTGTCGCGGCCGGCTTCTGTCGCAGCTCGACTATGAGATCGACGTCAAGGAATGGGGGTTTGCGGGCGTCGGCGGTGTGGGAGAGCTACGTGATGCCTGA
- a CDS encoding metallophosphoesterase — MPEPTKSAKPNGNGTIKVAAMGDLHVQEDADISYRELFGEVSREADVLVLTGDLTNLGKPREAELLAEELRACSIPVVGVLGNHDYECGCVEQVSATLRQAGVHLLDGQAVELNDVGFVGVKGFVGGFGPRMLGSFGEPAIKAMVAESVNEAMRLENAMRQVRAKRTLVILHYAPIAETVAGEPLEIFPFLGSSRLAETIDRFEVSAVVHGHAHRGSYEGRTPGGARVYNVAKHVTKPTGRPYALLEI, encoded by the coding sequence ATGCCTGAACCGACCAAATCAGCGAAGCCGAACGGGAACGGGACCATCAAAGTCGCCGCCATGGGCGACCTGCATGTCCAGGAAGATGCCGACATCTCCTATCGCGAGCTGTTTGGGGAGGTGTCTCGGGAAGCCGATGTCCTTGTCCTCACCGGCGATCTCACCAACCTCGGCAAGCCCCGGGAGGCCGAGCTGCTGGCTGAGGAGCTGCGCGCATGCTCTATCCCCGTCGTCGGGGTGCTCGGCAATCACGACTACGAATGCGGTTGTGTCGAACAGGTTTCGGCAACGCTGCGCCAGGCCGGCGTCCATCTCCTGGACGGGCAGGCGGTCGAACTGAACGATGTCGGCTTTGTCGGCGTGAAGGGATTCGTCGGCGGCTTCGGCCCCAGAATGCTCGGCTCCTTCGGCGAGCCCGCGATCAAGGCGATGGTGGCCGAGAGCGTCAACGAGGCGATGCGGCTCGAGAATGCCATGCGCCAGGTCCGCGCCAAGCGCACGCTCGTGATCCTGCACTATGCTCCGATCGCCGAGACCGTTGCCGGCGAGCCCTTGGAAATCTTCCCGTTCCTCGGATCCTCGCGGCTGGCCGAGACGATCGACCGATTCGAGGTGAGCGCGGTCGTGCACGGACACGCCCATCGCGGTTCCTACGAAGGCCGGACTCCCGGCGGCGCCAGGGTCTACAACGTCGCCAAGCATGTCACCAAGCCGACGGGCCGCCCCTACGCCTTGCTTGAAATCTGA
- a CDS encoding Ku protein — MAAPRAVWKGFMKVGSVSCGVKIVGATSEASKIHFRILNRKDSLPVKSVYADEETGEPVDTEDQVKGFETDKDDFIQVEPDEIKALKLTSEHTLEIGEFVPIAEIDTRYLEKPYYLVPSDSAALEAFTVLREAMKNKRVAARSCVVLYQRGREVLIQPFGKGMLLTELRDRNEMVSEDSVFEGLKKQSYDPDLLEIAGLLIDKKVTKFDPSKFEDTYEQALIAMIEAKRKGKKPPKAAPKPRENVIDLAAVLRKSLAKEGIKPSAQSKAKRKSA, encoded by the coding sequence ATGGCAGCGCCGCGCGCAGTCTGGAAAGGTTTCATGAAGGTCGGGTCGGTTTCCTGCGGCGTCAAGATCGTCGGAGCCACGAGCGAGGCGTCGAAGATCCATTTCAGGATCTTGAACCGCAAGGACAGCCTGCCGGTGAAAAGCGTCTATGCAGACGAAGAGACCGGAGAGCCGGTCGACACCGAGGACCAGGTCAAGGGTTTCGAGACCGACAAGGACGATTTCATCCAGGTAGAGCCTGACGAGATCAAGGCGCTGAAACTGACTTCCGAACACACGCTGGAAATCGGCGAGTTCGTGCCCATCGCCGAGATCGACACACGCTATCTGGAAAAGCCCTATTATCTGGTGCCGTCGGATTCCGCCGCGTTGGAGGCATTCACCGTCTTGCGCGAGGCGATGAAGAACAAGCGGGTCGCAGCACGCTCCTGCGTCGTCCTCTACCAGCGCGGCCGCGAAGTTCTGATCCAGCCCTTCGGCAAGGGCATGCTTCTCACCGAACTGCGCGACCGCAACGAAATGGTCTCGGAGGACAGCGTCTTCGAAGGCTTGAAGAAGCAGAGCTACGATCCGGACCTGCTGGAAATCGCGGGTCTTTTGATCGACAAGAAGGTGACCAAGTTCGATCCTTCGAAATTCGAGGACACCTACGAGCAGGCGCTGATCGCGATGATCGAGGCCAAGCGCAAGGGCAAGAAGCCACCGAAGGCTGCGCCGAAGCCGCGCGAGAACGTCATCGACCTGGCCGCGGTTCTGCGCAAGAGCCTGGCAAAGGAAGGCATCAAGCCGAGCGCGCAAAGCAAGGCCAAGCGCAAGTCGGCTTGA
- a CDS encoding FAD-binding oxidoreductase, whose amino-acid sequence MHRKLDLRSGTPVWSTYRSPDVPVNRLIRDLKTDVLIVGMGISGAMMAQALTRDGHSVVCIDRRGPVQGSTAATTALVQFEIDQPLTRLSAMIGAAAARRAWRRSRLGLLNLRGRISELDISCEAASTPSLYLAGNTLGPSELRKEAQARVEVGIGARFLSRASLLEKFGIGRAAAILSHDNLALDPRKLTAGLLLETLKGKARFYAPAEATAVEDGRLGVMVATRHGPIISAGHLVLTTGYELLKIVPHVSHRVISTWAIATCRQPGKLWPGTTLIWEASDPYLYIRATIDGRVICGGEDEDFSDEERRDSLTPEKTLRLAGKLGRIFPQLDTEAEFAWSGSFGSTTTGLPVIGTLPSHPRVHAVMGYGGNGILFSQIASEIVSASIRGGEDADADLFAFQA is encoded by the coding sequence ATGCATCGCAAGCTGGATCTCAGAAGCGGCACGCCTGTATGGTCCACCTATCGGTCGCCCGATGTGCCGGTGAACCGCCTCATTCGCGATCTCAAGACGGACGTGCTCATCGTCGGAATGGGCATCAGCGGCGCAATGATGGCGCAAGCGCTGACGCGTGACGGCCACTCCGTCGTCTGCATCGACCGGCGCGGACCGGTCCAGGGATCGACGGCTGCAACGACGGCGTTGGTGCAGTTCGAAATCGACCAACCCTTGACGAGGCTGTCCGCTATGATCGGCGCCGCAGCCGCCCGCAGGGCATGGCGGAGGTCACGTCTAGGCCTTCTCAATCTGCGAGGGCGGATCAGCGAACTCGACATCAGCTGCGAAGCGGCCAGCACGCCCTCGCTTTACCTCGCCGGCAACACGCTCGGTCCGTCCGAGTTGCGCAAGGAAGCGCAAGCGCGCGTCGAGGTCGGCATCGGCGCAAGGTTTCTATCCCGTGCATCCTTGCTGGAAAAATTCGGCATCGGGCGTGCGGCGGCAATTCTCAGTCATGACAATCTCGCCCTCGATCCGAGAAAGCTGACCGCGGGACTGTTGCTTGAGACGCTGAAAGGAAAGGCCCGCTTCTATGCTCCGGCGGAGGCGACAGCGGTCGAGGATGGTCGCCTCGGCGTGATGGTTGCGACGCGGCACGGCCCAATCATCAGCGCGGGGCACCTCGTCCTGACGACTGGATACGAGCTGCTGAAAATCGTGCCGCACGTGTCTCACCGCGTCATCTCGACCTGGGCGATCGCGACGTGTCGGCAACCCGGGAAGCTCTGGCCGGGCACGACCCTGATCTGGGAGGCATCCGATCCGTATCTCTATATCCGCGCGACGATCGACGGGCGCGTCATCTGTGGCGGTGAGGATGAGGATTTTTCCGACGAGGAGCGCCGCGACAGCCTGACACCCGAAAAGACGCTTCGCCTTGCCGGGAAACTCGGCCGGATTTTCCCGCAGCTTGACACAGAGGCTGAATTTGCCTGGAGCGGTTCGTTTGGCTCGACGACCACGGGCCTGCCCGTCATAGGAACTTTGCCAAGCCATCCGCGGGTCCATG